One part of the Flavobacterium johnsoniae UW101 genome encodes these proteins:
- a CDS encoding DUF5655 domain-containing protein — MYLYKNQNNQVNSLKEKPFKLEKEIQNLFEANLIALSNLQFIKSEFTIKNNRIDTLAFDEESNAFVIIEYKRSQNYSVIDQGVSYLNLMLEYKADFIVEYNESQKETLKRSDVDWSQSRIIFVSPSFTDFQKQSSNFKDLSIELWEIKQFENDVIVINPIKKSKSAPSIKQVQNNDNSEISKVTQEIKIYNEEDHISGKSDDIIELYETFKNAILQLSSDIEVVPKKMYVAFKLKNNIVDIRIQQKNLIFWINMKKGTLDDPKNLAIDASSKGHYGNGDYELSISDTQNLEYIMSLIKQAL; from the coding sequence ATGTACCTATACAAAAACCAAAATAACCAAGTAAACAGCTTAAAAGAAAAACCATTTAAGCTTGAAAAAGAAATACAAAACTTGTTCGAAGCTAATTTGATTGCACTAAGTAATTTGCAATTTATTAAGTCGGAGTTTACTATCAAAAACAACCGAATTGATACTTTAGCATTTGATGAAGAAAGCAATGCTTTTGTAATTATCGAGTACAAGCGTAGCCAAAATTATAGTGTTATTGACCAAGGCGTTTCCTACCTCAACTTAATGCTCGAATACAAAGCTGATTTTATTGTTGAATACAACGAATCCCAAAAAGAAACGCTAAAACGTTCCGATGTCGATTGGTCACAAAGCCGAATCATATTCGTGTCTCCTTCTTTCACCGATTTCCAAAAACAATCCTCAAATTTCAAAGATTTATCCATTGAATTATGGGAAATCAAGCAGTTTGAAAATGATGTGATTGTAATTAACCCAATCAAAAAATCAAAATCGGCACCTAGTATAAAACAGGTACAAAACAATGACAATTCCGAAATCAGCAAAGTAACTCAAGAAATCAAAATCTATAATGAGGAAGACCATATCAGTGGTAAAAGCGATGATATAATTGAATTGTATGAAACCTTCAAAAATGCAATTCTGCAATTATCATCAGATATTGAAGTTGTTCCTAAAAAAATGTATGTCGCTTTCAAATTAAAGAACAATATTGTGGATATACGCATTCAACAAAAGAACCTCATCTTTTGGATTAACATGAAAAAAGGAACGCTTGATGATCCCAAAAATTTAGCTATTGATGCTTCCTCAAAGGGCCATTATGGTAATGGTGATTATGAATTATCTATTTCTGACACCCAAAATTTAGAATACATAATGAGTTTAATCAAACAGGCTTTATAA